Proteins from a genomic interval of Phocoena phocoena chromosome 20, mPhoPho1.1, whole genome shotgun sequence:
- the PDP2 gene encoding pyruvate dehydrogenase [acetyl-transferring]-phosphatase 2, mitochondrial, which yields MSSTVSYWIFNSARNSIATLQGGQRLYSRYASNRIKSKWRLFPQGPVTLKNNASCGGIALQKAYRHTSTEEDDFHLPLSPEQVNEVLRAGESAHKILDLVSGVPSSVLRFESNQLAANFPVEDRGGVAACLQTNGLMFGVFDGHGGHACAQAVSERLFYYVAVSLMSQQTLEQMEGAMESMKPLLPILQWLKRPGDSIYKDVTSVHLDHLRVYWQELLNLHMEMGLNIEEALMYSFQRLDSDISLEIQAALEDEMTRNLSLQVAFSGATACMAHVNGVHLHVANAGDCRAILGVQEDNGMWSCLPLTRDHNAWNPTELSRLKREHPESEHRTIIMDNRLLGVLMPCRAFGDVQLKWSKELQRGVLERGFDTEALNIYQFTPTHYYTPPYLTARPEVTYHRLRPQDKFLVLASDGLWDVLGNEDVVRLVVEHLAEVCRHKPDLAQRPANLGLMQSLLLQRKAQGLHATDQNAATRLIRYAIGSNEYGEMEPERLSAMLTLPEDLARMYRDDISVTVVYFNSDSIGASYKGS from the coding sequence ATGTCAAGTACTGTGTCCTACTGGATTTTCAATTCTGCAAGAAACAGCATTGCCACATTACAAGGGGGACAACGTTTATATTCAAGATATGCCTCAAACAGGATTAAATCAAAATGGAGGCTCTTTCCCCAGGGGCCAGTCACCCTAAAAAACAATGCCTCATGTGGTGGCATTGCTCTGCAGAAAGCCTATAGACACACATCAACAGAGGAAGATGATTTCCACTTGCCACTCAGCCCTGAGCAGGTAAATGAAGTGCTGCGAGCCGGTGAGTCGGCCCACAAGATTCTTGACCTTGTCAGTGGAGTCCCAAGTTCGGTGTTGCGGTTTGAGAGCAACCAGCTGGCTGCCAATTTCCCAGTGGAGGACCGGGGAGGTGTAGCCGCCTGCCTGCAGACCAATGGGCTGATGTTTGGTGTCTTCGATGGACATGGGGGCCACGCATGTGCTCAAGCGGTAAGCGAGAGGCTCTTCTACTATGTGGCAGTGTCACTGATGTCCCAGCAGACACTGGAGCAGATGGAGGGGGCGATGGAAAGCATGAAGCCCCTGCTGCCCATTCTGCAGTGGCTCAAGCGCCCAGGGGACAGTATCTACAAGGATGTCACGTCAGTGCACCTTGATCACCTCCGTGTCTACTGGCAGGAGCTGCTGAACCTGCACATGGAAATGGGGCTGAACATTGAGGAAGCATTAATGTACTCCTTCCAGAGGCTGGATTCTGACATCTCGCTAGAGATCCAGGCCGCCCTGGAAGATGAGATGACCAGGAACCTTTCACTCCAGGTTGCTTTCTCAGGGGCAACAGCTTGCATGGCCCATGTCAATGGAGTTCACTTGCATGTGGCAAACGCTGGTGACTGCCGGGCCATCCTTGGTGTCCAGGAGGACAATGGCATGTGGTCTTGTCTGCCCCTCACCCGGGACCACAATGCCTGGAACCCAACCGAGCTGTCACGGCTAAAGAGGGAGCATCCTGAGTCAGAGCACAGGACAATCATCATGGACAACAGGCTGCTGGGTGTCCTCATGCCCTGCAGGGCCTTCGGGGACGTCCAGCTGAAGTGGAGTAAAGAGCTGCAGCGCGGTGTCCTGGAGCGGGGCTTTGACACCGAGGCCCTCAACATTTACCAGTTCACCCCCACACACTACTACACTCCACCTTACCTGACGGCCAGGCCTGAGGTCACATACCACAGGCTGAGGCCCCAGGATAAGTTCCTTGTGCTGGCCTCTGACGGCCTGTGGGATGTGCTGGGCAATGAGGATGTGGTGAGGCTGGTGGTGGAGCACCTGGCTGAAGTGTGTCGGCACAAGCCAGACCTGGCCCAGAGACCCGCCAACCTGGGACTCATGCAGAGCCTGCTGCTGCAGAGGAAAGCCCAGGGGCTCCACGCCACCGACCAAAACGCAGCCACACGTCTGATCAGATACGCCATAGGCAGCAACGAGTACGGGGAGATGGAGCCTGAGCGGCTGTCGGCGATGCTGACATTGCCGGAGGACTTGGCAAGGATGTACAGGGATGATATCTCTGTCACTGTGGTATATTTTAACTCAGACTCGATTGGTGCATCTTACAAGGGGAGTTAA